GCCGCCGATCTTTTCGCCCTGCCCTTGCCGGATCGACGCGACGCCTTCCTGCAAGCGGCGCAAGGGCTCCAGCCCGTAACGCATCTGCAGCACCGCCGAACCGACAAGCGCCGCGGCGAGCAACGTAAACGTCACGATCAACGCGAGTTCGAAGCCTTCGACTTCGGATTCCATCGGCGCCGTCGTCGCCGCAACCTGCACGAGATAGATGCCTTCATCGCCGGTATCGATGGTGCGTTCGACCATGCGAAGGATTTTTTCGTCAGGACCTTTCACATAACCGTCGCGCGCACCGCCCACGCCGGCTGGAACACCCTTGGTGACAAGCTGCGGCAGGCGCTCGGCGAAGAGCGAACGCGAACTAATGATATTCGGATCGTTGCCGTCGAGCCGGGTGATCTGCCAATACCAGCCGGACAGCGGAATCTCGAATTGCGGTTCGCCGAGTTCGAATTGCTGGGGACGGTTTTCTTCGCTGGGCGAGGCGATGTCGGCGACAAGAGCGCGAAGATAAAATCCCAACTGCTCGTCAAAGCGCGTCTCGGCCGATTTGCGGTAGAGCGCGGAAAGACCCGCGCCAGCGATGACCAGAATGATCGAACTGAGCACCGCAGCCGAAACGAACAGCCGCGCCGCGATCGACCAATGTCGCGGATTGAGGCGTCGCATCAGGAGGTTTTGGGTGCGGGTGCGCCCGGCTTGTCGCCTTTGCCTGCTTGCTCAGCCTCCGGCTCGGCAACGACATAGCCAAGTCCGCGCACCGTCTGAATGATATCGATCCCGAGTTTCTTTCGCAGGCGCCCAACGAAAACTTCGATCGTATTCGAGTCGCGGTCGAAGTCCTGATCGTAGAGATGTTCGACCAGTTCACTACGCGAGACGACCCTGCCAGCATGGTGCATGAGATAGGCTAATAGCCGGTATTCATGCGAGGTCAGTTTGATCTGATTGCCATCAACGAGGACACGACTTGAACGAGTGTCCAGCCGCACGGGTCCGCAGGTCAATTCGTTTGAGGCATGGCCGGTTGCGCGCCGCAACAGAGCGCGGATTCGCGCCAGAACCTCCTCGATGTGAAAGGGCTTGGCGACATAATCGTCCGCCCCGACATCGAAGCCCTGTACCTTGTCGCTCCAGCGGTCGCGCGCCGTAAGAATCAGCACCGGCATCGCACGGCCGGCATCGCGCCAATCCTTGAGGACGCTGATTCCATCCTTCTTCGGCAGACCAAGGTCGAGGACGATAGCGTCATAAGACTCCGTATCACCCAGAAACCACCCCTCCTCGCCGTCGTAGGCGCGATCGACCGCATAGCCCGCCTGCGTCAGCGCGGTCGCGATCTGCCGGTTCAAATCCCTATCATCCTCGACAACCAGAAGCCGCAATCCGCTCTCCCTAACCGCAGTTCATTCGGCGACACTCACTTGGCGTTTTTGGCGCTGAGAATCTGGCCCGTCAATGCATTGGTATAAACGTGAATCACCCGGCCATTTGTCCGCAAAAGGCTGATTTCATAGATATATTGTTCTTTGCGACGGCAAAGTCGAACGCCAAGCGCCTCGGCCTCGTAACGGCGAGCAGCGCCCATCAGCAGCCTGAACGGCTCGGCGAGCTTGTGCGCCGCAATTTTCTCCCGCGTCTGCGAAGCTGA
This Methylovirgula sp. DNA region includes the following protein-coding sequences:
- a CDS encoding response regulator transcription factor is translated as MRLLVVEDDRDLNRQIATALTQAGYAVDRAYDGEEGWFLGDTESYDAIVLDLGLPKKDGISVLKDWRDAGRAMPVLILTARDRWSDKVQGFDVGADDYVAKPFHIEEVLARIRALLRRATGHASNELTCGPVRLDTRSSRVLVDGNQIKLTSHEYRLLAYLMHHAGRVVSRSELVEHLYDQDFDRDSNTIEVFVGRLRKKLGIDIIQTVRGLGYVVAEPEAEQAGKGDKPGAPAPKTS
- a CDS encoding PepSY domain-containing protein; its protein translation is MRHAGLVLAALFFACVQALAAGTSRQPGSAHSPHSEGSGRLGTNSHLSSALHLAGAARAVPPEHECFSASQTREKIAAHKLAEPFRLLMGAARRYEAEALGVRLCRRKEQYIYEISLLRTNGRVIHVYTNALTGQILSAKNAK